The Amycolatopsis nigrescens CSC17Ta-90 genomic interval CGTTCCGCGCTGCCCGATCCCGGCAGCGACGAGCAGCTGTTCGACCTGGTGGCCAGGCTGATGTCGCGGCGACTGGACCCGGACCGCCCGCTCTGGGAGGCGTACTTCGTCGAAGGGCTCGCCGAAGGCAGGGTCGCGCTGATCACCAAGACCCATCAGTCCGTTGTGGACGGTGCGGGCACGATCGAGCTCGGGCAGCTGATCCTGGACGGCTCGCCGCAGGAGCGGGAGCCGGTGCAGGACACCTGGACCCCGCGCCGGCGGCCGAGCAGGACCCAGCTGCTGCTGGACGCGGTCAGCGAGACCGTGCAGCGTCCCGGCGAGCTGGTGGAGAACGTGCGCTCGGCGGCGGCGGACGCGGCCGCCACCGCGGAGAAGGTGGCCGGCGCGGTGGGCGGGGTCGCTTCGGCGCTGCGCACGGTGGTGCGGCCGGCCCCGGCGGGCCCGCTCAACGTCCGGGTCTCCGGCGGCAGGGTGTTCGCGGTGGTGCGTACCAGGCTGGCGGACTACCGCAAGGTGCGGGCCGATCACGGCGGCACGGTGAACGACGTGGTGCTGGCCGCGATCACCGGCGCGCTGCGCGAGTGGCTGCTCTCCCGCGGCTCCAGCCTCAACCCCGGCAGCACCGTCCGGGCGCTGGTCCCGATGGCGGTGCGTGACGCGGACACCGCCGAGTACGACGGCGCCGGGCTGGTCGGCAACCAGGTCGCCGCCTACCTGGTGGATCTGCCGGTGGGTGAGGGCAACCCGGTGCTGCGGCTGCAGCACATCGGGCACGCGATGGCCGAGCACCTCGACTCCGGCCGGTCGGTGGCCGCTCGCGCGCTGCTGCGGGTCGGCGGGTTCGCCCCGGCCACCCTGCACTCGCTCGGCGCCAGGGCGGCGGGCTCGTTCTCCGGCCGGATCTTCAACCTGGTGATCACCAACTCGCCGGGGCCGCAGGAGCCGCTGTACGCCGGGCCCGCGAAGATGACCGAGATGTTCCCGGTCATCCCGCTGGTCCGCAACCAGGCGCTGGCGATCGGGGTAACGTCGTACCACGGCGGTGTCTACTTCGGACTCAACGGCGACCGCAAGGCCGTGTCCGATGTGGACGTGCTGGCCGGGATGATCGAAGAGTCGCTCGAAGAACTGAAGGGGGCGCACTGGTGAGGGTTTATCTGCCTGCCACTATCGGCATGCTCAAGGAACTGGTGTCCAATGGCAAGTTCGCTCCGCTGGGCGGCACCGGGTTCGCGCTGACCCCCGCGCTGCGGGAGTCCTACACCAGCGGTTCCACCGAGGAGCTGGAGTACGCCGCGCTGCTGGACGCGGCCAGGGCGTCGCTGCGGCTGATCGCGGCGGACGAGGAGACCGAGCTGCCGCCGCGGCGGGTGGTGATCGCCGCGGACGTGGAGACCGCCACCGCGCGGCCCGACCTCGACCCCGCGGTGGTCCGGCTGGCCGGCCCGGTGCTGCTGGAGGAGGTCGCCGCGGTGCACGTGGACACCGAGGAGGCCGAGGACGCGGTCCGCGCCGCGGCGGCGGTGATCGATGCGGCCGACCTCGGGGACGAGGACGCCGAGTTCGCGCTCGGTGACGCCGAAGACCACGAGCTGGCCTGGTACGCGCCGCAGGAGCTGCCTTTCTTGCTCGAGCTGCTCTAGCTCGTTGCTGTCATCATGAGGGCATGGATGCGCTGACTTCGGTACCTGATCCGGTCAACGAGCCGGTACGCACCTACGCC includes:
- a CDS encoding WS/DGAT/MGAT family O-acyltransferase; this encodes MPDRLSALDASFLYLEDSATPMHVGGVAVFERPRDGFDYEQLLALVGQRLGYLPRYRQRVVSVPGHLARPVWVDDVDFDLSYHVRRSALPDPGSDEQLFDLVARLMSRRLDPDRPLWEAYFVEGLAEGRVALITKTHQSVVDGAGTIELGQLILDGSPQEREPVQDTWTPRRRPSRTQLLLDAVSETVQRPGELVENVRSAAADAAATAEKVAGAVGGVASALRTVVRPAPAGPLNVRVSGGRVFAVVRTRLADYRKVRADHGGTVNDVVLAAITGALREWLLSRGSSLNPGSTVRALVPMAVRDADTAEYDGAGLVGNQVAAYLVDLPVGEGNPVLRLQHIGHAMAEHLDSGRSVAARALLRVGGFAPATLHSLGARAAGSFSGRIFNLVITNSPGPQEPLYAGPAKMTEMFPVIPLVRNQALAIGVTSYHGGVYFGLNGDRKAVSDVDVLAGMIEESLEELKGAHW
- a CDS encoding DUF6912 family protein, yielding MRVYLPATIGMLKELVSNGKFAPLGGTGFALTPALRESYTSGSTEELEYAALLDAARASLRLIAADEETELPPRRVVIAADVETATARPDLDPAVVRLAGPVLLEEVAAVHVDTEEAEDAVRAAAAVIDAADLGDEDAEFALGDAEDHELAWYAPQELPFLLELL